The following are encoded in a window of Novosphingobium sp. THN1 genomic DNA:
- a CDS encoding DUF1244 domain-containing protein, with translation MDTNAIDALPDSVAAAAFRRLVKHLQHRHDAQNIDLMGLSGFCRNCLADWIIEGGFEGDKAAAREVIHGLPATEWKARYQTEATPEQLARMEESLKKNAGSH, from the coding sequence GTGGATACGAATGCAATCGATGCCCTGCCCGATTCCGTAGCGGCCGCCGCCTTCCGCCGCCTGGTCAAGCACCTCCAGCATCGCCACGACGCCCAGAACATCGACCTGATGGGTCTTTCGGGCTTCTGCCGCAATTGCCTTGCCGACTGGATCATCGAAGGCGGTTTCGAAGGCGACAAGGCCGCAGCGCGCGAAGTGATTCACGGCCTGCCCGCTACAGAGTGGAAAGCCCGCTATCAGACCGAAGCGACGCCGGAGCAGCTCGCCCGGATGGAAGAAAGCCTGAAGAAGAACGCCGGATCTCACTAA
- the pyk gene encoding pyruvate kinase, translating into MAKLDPRGRKVKILATVGPASREPEMLEKLFRAGADAFRVNMSHGEHATHAETIANIRALEKKVNRPITILCDLQGPKLRVGKFKEGRAVIRHSGHFTLDRNPEPGDETRVQLPHPELFGILQKGQRLLIDDGKLRLRVIRADQNEILCSAEVGGVISDRKGVNVPDAVVPVPALTDKDRRDLSFAVEHGADWIALSFVQRPEDVAEARRLMGGYGSLMAKIEKPAAISRLEEIIELSDGIMVARGDLGVELNPEEVPPLQKRIVESARRQGKPVVVATQMLESMIEAPTPTRAEVSDVANAVYDGADAVMLSAETAAGAWPEEAVTIMHRIAAQVEADPGYGARVHFIETLPDPTTADALAQAAASIANTLPIAGVIVFTGSGSTARRVARERPGVPMLVLTPSQKTARKVGLLWGAHAVSTKDIGSFEEMIAKGKRMALRHGFGTAGSRLVALAGVPFGTPGATNLLHVVTLTGNELDQHS; encoded by the coding sequence GTGGCCAAGCTCGATCCTCGCGGACGGAAAGTGAAGATCCTCGCCACGGTAGGTCCCGCCAGCCGCGAGCCGGAGATGCTGGAGAAGCTCTTCCGCGCTGGGGCCGATGCGTTTCGTGTGAACATGAGCCATGGCGAACACGCCACCCATGCCGAGACGATCGCCAATATCCGCGCGCTCGAGAAGAAGGTGAACCGCCCGATCACGATCCTGTGCGACCTGCAGGGGCCGAAGCTGCGCGTGGGCAAGTTCAAGGAAGGCCGCGCGGTGATCCGCCACTCCGGACACTTCACGCTCGACCGCAACCCCGAGCCGGGCGATGAAACCCGCGTGCAGCTGCCGCACCCTGAACTCTTCGGCATCCTGCAGAAGGGCCAGCGCCTGCTGATCGATGACGGCAAGCTGCGCCTGCGCGTGATCCGGGCCGATCAGAACGAGATTCTCTGCTCTGCCGAGGTTGGTGGGGTCATCTCCGATCGCAAGGGCGTCAACGTGCCGGATGCCGTGGTGCCGGTCCCGGCACTGACCGACAAGGACCGCCGTGACCTTTCATTCGCGGTGGAGCATGGCGCGGACTGGATCGCCCTGTCGTTCGTGCAGCGGCCCGAGGACGTCGCCGAAGCGCGCCGCCTGATGGGGGGCTACGGTTCGCTGATGGCCAAGATCGAGAAGCCCGCCGCCATATCGCGGCTGGAGGAGATCATCGAGCTTTCCGATGGCATCATGGTCGCGCGCGGTGACCTCGGCGTCGAACTGAACCCCGAGGAAGTGCCGCCGCTGCAGAAGCGCATCGTCGAAAGCGCACGCCGCCAGGGCAAGCCGGTGGTCGTCGCCACGCAGATGCTGGAATCGATGATCGAGGCGCCGACGCCGACCCGCGCCGAAGTGTCCGACGTTGCCAACGCGGTCTACGACGGCGCCGACGCGGTCATGCTCTCGGCCGAAACCGCCGCAGGGGCCTGGCCGGAAGAGGCGGTGACGATCATGCACCGCATCGCCGCGCAGGTCGAAGCCGATCCAGGCTATGGCGCGCGCGTCCACTTCATCGAGACCCTGCCCGATCCGACCACCGCGGACGCGCTGGCGCAGGCTGCGGCGAGCATCGCCAACACCCTGCCGATCGCCGGGGTGATCGTTTTCACCGGGTCGGGGTCGACCGCCCGCCGCGTGGCGCGCGAACGGCCCGGCGTGCCCATGCTGGTGCTCACGCCGTCGCAGAAGACCGCGCGCAAGGTCGGCCTGCTGTGGGGCGCACATGCCGTCAGCACCAAGGACATCGGCAGCTTCGAAGAAATGATCGCCAAGGGCAAGCGCATGGCGCTGCGCCATGGCTTCGGCACGGCCGGATCGCGGCTGGTAGCCCTGGCGGGTGTTCCCTTCGGCACTCCGGGCGCCACGAACCTGCTGCACGTCGTCACGCTGACCGGCAACGAGCTGGATCAGCACAGCTGA
- a CDS encoding type II CAAX prenyl endopeptidase Rce1 family protein, translating into MIRTTLAELIAFLRRPVPMEASGLNDDGALSRWVVLAAFQIGVLGLVVMPLIALWQKAFALSPPNAFEGLGPLALWGGAVLLAPVLEELFFRGWMSGTRRALALMGVVLAGLTLFIAFGRGKPLAGGGILLATIVATGVVWWRKRRDRSVPAWFSRHFALLVYGTTALFAAMHLANYASVTLAAVPMVLPQFWSGLMFAHMRVRLGLLASILNHIASNAIVLAVALNWG; encoded by the coding sequence ATGATCCGCACCACGCTTGCCGAACTCATCGCTTTCCTTCGCCGCCCTGTGCCGATGGAGGCATCCGGCCTGAATGACGATGGCGCGCTGTCGCGCTGGGTGGTGCTGGCGGCGTTCCAGATCGGCGTGCTGGGGCTGGTGGTGATGCCGCTGATCGCGCTGTGGCAGAAGGCCTTTGCTCTATCCCCGCCCAATGCCTTCGAGGGACTGGGACCGCTGGCGCTGTGGGGCGGGGCGGTACTGCTGGCGCCGGTGCTGGAAGAGCTGTTCTTTCGGGGCTGGATGAGCGGAACGCGGCGGGCGCTGGCGCTGATGGGCGTGGTGCTGGCCGGGCTGACGCTGTTCATCGCATTCGGCCGGGGCAAGCCGCTGGCAGGTGGCGGGATTCTGCTGGCCACGATTGTTGCAACCGGTGTTGTCTGGTGGCGCAAGCGACGCGACAGATCGGTCCCCGCGTGGTTCTCCCGGCACTTCGCCCTGCTGGTCTACGGCACCACTGCGCTGTTTGCCGCGATGCATCTGGCGAACTACGCGAGCGTTACGCTGGCTGCCGTGCCGATGGTGCTGCCGCAGTTCTGGTCAGGCCTGATGTTCGCGCACATGCGGGTGAGGCTGGGTCTGCTGGCTTCGATCCTCAACCACATCGCCTCTAACGCGATCGTGCTGGCCGTGGCGCTGAACTGGGGTTAG
- a CDS encoding SDR family oxidoreductase, with the protein MTQTATVRPPIHEDGLPGSEANLDPKPEWQPRYPGSGRLKGKVAIVTGADSGIGRAVAVLFAREGAKVAIAYLNESEDAARTRELCEAEGSEALTFAGDLGDPEVAHALVDLVIGDWGRLDVLINNAGEQHPDKDIRDITADQLQRTFQTNIFSMFYLVQAAREHLKPGAAIVNCTSITSYKGEPELLDYSSTKGAITAFTRALSEQLVGHGIRVNAVAPGPIWTPLNPCGGATEEKLEHFGENTLMGRPGQPNEVAPSFLFLACEDSSYMSGQVLHPNGGTVVNG; encoded by the coding sequence ATGACCCAGACCGCCACCGTCCGCCCGCCGATCCACGAGGACGGCCTTCCCGGCAGCGAGGCGAACCTCGATCCCAAGCCCGAATGGCAGCCGCGCTATCCCGGCTCAGGGCGGCTCAAGGGCAAGGTGGCAATCGTCACCGGGGCCGACAGCGGCATCGGACGGGCCGTCGCAGTCTTGTTCGCGCGCGAAGGCGCAAAAGTCGCCATCGCCTATCTCAACGAAAGCGAGGACGCTGCCCGCACCCGTGAACTGTGCGAGGCCGAAGGCAGCGAAGCGCTGACCTTTGCCGGCGACCTCGGCGATCCGGAAGTGGCCCACGCCCTCGTCGATCTCGTCATCGGCGATTGGGGCCGCCTTGACGTCCTTATCAACAATGCGGGCGAACAGCACCCTGACAAGGACATCCGCGACATCACCGCCGATCAGCTGCAGCGCACCTTCCAGACCAACATCTTCTCGATGTTCTATCTCGTTCAGGCTGCGCGCGAGCACCTCAAGCCCGGCGCCGCAATCGTCAACTGCACTTCGATCACCAGCTACAAGGGCGAACCCGAACTGCTCGACTATTCGAGCACCAAGGGCGCCATCACCGCCTTCACCCGCGCCCTGTCCGAACAGCTCGTCGGCCACGGTATCCGCGTCAACGCCGTAGCGCCCGGTCCGATCTGGACGCCGCTCAATCCGTGCGGTGGCGCCACCGAGGAAAAGCTCGAGCACTTCGGCGAAAACACGCTGATGGGGCGCCCCGGCCAGCCCAACGAAGTCGCCCCGAGCTTCCTGTTCCTCGCCTGCGAGGATTCATCCTACATGTCGGGCCAGGTCCTGCACCCCAATGGCGGGACAGTCGTTAACGGCTAA
- a CDS encoding DUF2312 domain-containing protein, translating into MVEFDDAKTADDRLRLLIERIERLEEEKKGIGDDIKDVYNEAKATGYDAKIMRQIVRLRKMKPDDRREMEAVLETYKNALGID; encoded by the coding sequence ATGGTCGAATTCGACGACGCCAAGACCGCAGACGATCGTCTGCGCCTCCTGATCGAGCGCATCGAGCGCCTGGAAGAGGAAAAGAAGGGCATCGGCGACGACATCAAGGATGTCTACAACGAAGCCAAGGCGACCGGCTACGACGCCAAGATCATGCGCCAGATCGTCCGCCTGCGGAAAATGAAGCCCGACGACCGCCGCGAGATGGAAGCCGTGCTCGAAACCTACAAGAACGCCCTCGGCATCGACTGA